The following proteins come from a genomic window of Anguilla rostrata isolate EN2019 chromosome 17, ASM1855537v3, whole genome shotgun sequence:
- the LOC135243199 gene encoding zona pellucida sperm-binding protein 4-like isoform X2: MRLVVCAMLVFLAQGVQSGDFALRSQDAKPSVTCTSRHIHAQFGLAVQNNLQVKDDEFRIPVHDTKEKCGVKSVQEEDGQLSFYSLYDSCYSHIEGDSVLVALEVQVGKEGPWYRVNISCPLSQYKAPDLKLISGTCRIQKSLRVSCGPQGISRDACLKLGCCFCRFKSICYHRIDACSLDGNFVFSVNTSDFQLPIALSSLRVKGQPQCTPVATSTDQAVFKFGVTECGAKRVVLGKVVRYEVEVEALPLVLTEARDSPFRLQVRCLYAGSVRLQTSLLSKDPTKPPLVSAVGTPKVRMRIARDGSFSSFVPEDELPLELSLRTPVHVEVSFARPSQNPGLSLRLRDCFAFPASRHSLWTLLHNGCPNPLDSERSSVLLGRWGQSLSQVRRFDVKTFAFIDPKTGEPSMEELYFYCWVEICTEEEECEQQCPTLSHGSGRMRREYKSDRVSQLVFFGPVLLGQNSSGWEEIHGPEIAVPAAIVYQMLSVCSLSVTCASALFLLLFCVWSKARQSRQSRRSHGEPGIGTETEVAASVIG; the protein is encoded by the exons atgaggcTGGTAGTGTGTGCGATGCTGGTTTTCCTAGCGCAGGGTGTCCAAAGCGGCGACTTTGCTCTCCGGTCCCAGGATGCCAAGCCATCCGTCACCTGCACCAGCCGCCATATTCACGCGCAGTTCGGCCTAGCTGTACAAAACAACCTACAAGTTAAGG atGATGAGTTCAGGATCCCGGTACATGATACTAAGGAAAAATGCGGGGTGAAATCGGTGCAAGAGGAAGACGGACAGCTGTCCTTCTACAGTCTTTATGACAGCTGCTATTCTCATATTGAG gGTGACTCAGTATTAGTGGCTCTGGAGGTACAAGTGGGGAAAGAAGGTCCGTGGTACCGGGTGAACATCAGTTGTCCTCTTAGTCAATACAAAGCTCCCGACCTTAAAC TGATTTCAGGAACTTGCAGAATACAGAAGTCCTTGAGGGTGTCCTGTGGACCCCAGGGCATCTCTCGAGATGCCTGTCTGAAACTTGGATGCTGCTTCTGCCGTTTTAAATCCATTTGTTATCACAGAATTGACG CCTGCTCCTTGGATGGAAACTTTGTGTTCTCAGTGAATACTTCAGACTTTCAGCTTCCCATTGCCCTCAGCAGCctcagggtcaaaggtcagccccAGTGTACCCCAGTAGCTACCAGCACAGACCAGGCAGTCTTCAAATTTGGGGTGACAGAGTGTGGCGCAAAGAGAGTG GTACTTGGGAAGGTGGTGAGGTATGAAGTGGAGGTAGAGGCACTGCCACTGGTTCTGACTGAAGCCAGAGATTCACCTTTCAG ACTGCAGGTCCGGTGTCTGTACGCTGGGTCAGTGAGGCTGCAGACCAGCCTGCTGTCCAAGGACCCCACTAAACCCCCTCTTGTCTCTGCAGTGGGAACTCCCAAAGTGAGGATGAGAATAGCTAGAG ATGGCTCCTTCTCCTCTTTTGTACCTGAGGACGAGCTGCCTTTGGAGCTGTCTCTGCGAACCCCTGTGCACGTGGAGGTGTCTTTTGCCAGGCCCTCCCAGAATCCTGGACTCTCTCTACGCCTGCGAGACTGCTTTGCCTTCCCAGCTTCCAGGCACTCACTCTGGACACTGCtgcataatgg GTGTCCCAACCCTCTGGACAGTGAGAGGAGCTCTGTGCTCCTGGGTCGCTGGGGACAGTCTCTGTCTCAGGTCAGGAGGTTTGATGTGAAAACATTTGCCTTCATTGACCCCAAAACTGGAGAGCCAAGTATGGAAGAG TTGTATTTCTACTGCTGGGTGGAGATTTGTACAGAGGAAGAAGAATGTGAACAGCAGTGCCCAAccctgt CTCATGGCAGTGGTAGGATGAGGAGGGAGTACAAATCAGATCGAGTCTCACAACTTGTGTTCTTTGGCCCGGTTCTGTTGGGCCAGAACAGCAGCGGATGGGAAGAAATTCATGGGCCCGAGATTGCAGTTCCTGCCGCGATAG tgTATCAGATGTTGTCTGTatgctccctctctgtcacctGTGCCTCCgctcttttcctcctcctcttttgtgTGTGGTCTAAAGCGAGGCAAAGCCGCCAAAGTCGCCGCTCACACGGGGAGCCGGGCATCGGCACGGAAACGGAGGTGGCCgcctctgtgattggctga
- the pane1 gene encoding centromere protein M isoform X1, giving the protein MSLKPFNKLPELNTANVLLVENEERFQKKLADAIVLLENNVNVIVRLARSLPLPLENAESRPRIDLVVFIVHLNSEQSLLSAETSLKHLDSGYFLGKVCFLVTGARCGTLPYERLTSLKKMAATLNSPLLMTEDKPAADMTRLYAALHYNHKKRTSTFYGRGCEHCSSTGAGRAQGGGRPGSHGDWPLPLLSHSLHCPQ; this is encoded by the exons ATGTCTTTAAAACCATTTAACAAATTGCCCGAATTGAATACAGCCAACGTATTG CTTGTGGAGAATGAAGAGCGGTTTCAGAAGAAGTTAGCAGACGCCATCGTCCTCCTAGAAAACAATGTAAACGTAATAGT GCGTTTGGCCCGGAGTCTTCCATTGCCATTGGAAAATGCAGAGAGTCGGCCACGAATCGATTTAGTGGTTTTTATCGTGCACCTCAACTCTGAACAAAG TCTTTTGTCAGCAGAGACATCTCTTAAGCATTTGGATTCAGGTTACTTCCTGGGCAAAGTCTGTTTCCTGGTTACTGGTG CTCGATGTGGAACGCTTCCTTATGAGCGCCTGACCTCTCTCAAGAAGATGGCTGCAACCTTAAACTCACCCTTGCTGATGACAGAAGACAAG CCTGCTGCCGACATGACTCGGCTGTACGCGGCTTTGCACTACAACCACAAAAAACGAACATCAACATTCT ACGGCAGAGGGTGTGAACACTGCAGCTCAACGGGTGCTGGCCGTGCTCAGGGTGGCGGCAGGCCTGGTTCCCATGGCGACTGGCCtctacctctcctctctcactcgctGCACTGTCCCCAATGA
- the poldip3 gene encoding polymerase delta-interacting protein 3 isoform X2 translates to MTTVASPILSSPFFPVTRASVSQIVNKMADLSLDELIRRRGLNTRGATNRPGFRRGGGVPGRTFDARQKIGTNDVRQRLGGGGGGAFQIKDAREKLGQKDARFRIRGGGAGGGVQDARQMINSRKQQQGHKPLQGTPQPQMHSPTQQGVGSQKVIDARDRLSLKRSIGATPTLGSATPLKITKTIQQKPVGMTSGVRINVPTRNAQSLPGEDDTIPSKQMKITTANSFLHTQPGAFSGPITKVVQNDSYTAPAPLPSPVAPRASPSPVAQRSSPAALQPVCRTVAGSQAPHAGASGEPGAQLTAPQPVFSPLEGTKMMVNNLHPRVSEEDIVELFCVCGALKRARLLKVGVAEVVFVRKEDAVTAYRKYNNRCLDGQPMKCNLHIQGNVITSDQPILLRLSDTPGGGGGGRKDGLPPSLSRPGGRPASSQPTPEVDPQTILKALFKSSPQTPSTTDSPSSQSTAFRIKI, encoded by the exons ATGACCACCGTCGCCAGTCCCATCCTCTCCTCCCCATTTTTCCCCGTCACACGCGCTTCAGTCAGTCAGATAGTGAACAAGATGGCGGACCTTTCCCTGGACGAACTGATACGCCGACGAGGTTTAAATACTAGAGGGGCCACCAACAG GCCTGGGTTTCGCAGGGGTGGTGGAGTCCCTGGAAGGACATTCGATGCACGGCAGAAGATTGGAACGAACGACGTCAGACAGAGacttggtggtggtggtggaggag CCTTCCAGATAAAAGATGCCAGAGAGAAACTTGGCCAGAAAGATGCTCGTTTTCGAAttagaggagggggggctggaggaggtGTCCAGGATGCCAGGCAGATGATCAACTCGCGTAAACAACAGCAAGGACACAAACCGTTACAGGGCACCCCACAGCCACAAATGCACAGCCCCACACAG CAAGGGGTGGGGTCTCAGAAGGTTATTGACGCACGTGATAGGCTCAGTCTGAAGAGGAGCATtggagccacacccacactggGGTCAGCCACACCTCTCAAGATCACCAAGACAATTCAG CAAAAGCCAGTGGGAATGACCAGCGGGGTTCGCATCAATGTTCCCACCAGGAACGCTCAG tctcTCCCAGGTGAAGATGACACCATCCCCAGCAAACAGATGAAGATCACTACTGCCAACAGTTTTCTACACACGCAG CCTGGTGCGTTTTCTGGCCCAATCACGAAAGTGGTCCAGAATGACAGCTACACCGCCCCCGCGCCTCTGCCGTCCCCCGTGGCCCCCAGGGCCAGCCCCAGCCCGGTGGCGCAGCGCTCCAGCCCGGCCGCCCTGCAGCCCGTGTGCCGGACCGTGGCGGGAAGCCAGGCGCCGCACGCGGGAGCCAGCGGGGAGCCGGGCGCACAGCTCACCGCTCCACAG CCCGTTTTCAGTCCACTGGAGGGGACCAAGATGATGGTGAACAACCTCCATCCTCGCGTTAGTGAGGAAGACATTGTG GAGCTGTTCTGTGTTTGCGGTGCCTTGAAGCGAGCGAGGCTCCTTaaggtgggcgtggccgaggTGGTTTTTGTCAGGAAGGAAGATGCTGTCACTGCTTACAGGAAGTACAACAACCGATGCCTGGATG GCCAGCCCATGAAGTGCAATCTTCACATACAAGGGAATGTCATCACCTCAGACCAGCCAATTCTACT GCGTCTCAGTGACACCccaggtggtggaggtggggggaggaaagatggccttcccccctccctgtcccgccCCGGTGGCCGCCCCGCTTCCTCCCAGCCGACGCCAGAAGTGGACCCCCAGACCATTCTGAAAGCACTGTTTAAATCGTCCCCTCAGACCCCATCCACCACCGACTCCCCCAGCTCACAGTCAACCGCTTTCCGCATCAAGATTTAA
- the poldip3 gene encoding polymerase delta-interacting protein 3 isoform X1 gives MTTVASPILSSPFFPVTRASVSQIVNKMADLSLDELIRRRGLNTRGATNRPGFRRGGGVPGRTFDARQKIGTNDVRQRLGGGGGGAFQIKDAREKLGQKDARFRIRGGGAGGGVQDARQMINSRKQQQGHKPLQGTPQPQMHSPTQVHFKTQMQHIQIHSNTSNTNTSVSFSNSNSAPFSSHLQQGVGSQKVIDARDRLSLKRSIGATPTLGSATPLKITKTIQQKPVGMTSGVRINVPTRNAQSLPGEDDTIPSKQMKITTANSFLHTQPGAFSGPITKVVQNDSYTAPAPLPSPVAPRASPSPVAQRSSPAALQPVCRTVAGSQAPHAGASGEPGAQLTAPQPVFSPLEGTKMMVNNLHPRVSEEDIVELFCVCGALKRARLLKVGVAEVVFVRKEDAVTAYRKYNNRCLDGQPMKCNLHIQGNVITSDQPILLRLSDTPGGGGGGRKDGLPPSLSRPGGRPASSQPTPEVDPQTILKALFKSSPQTPSTTDSPSSQSTAFRIKI, from the exons ATGACCACCGTCGCCAGTCCCATCCTCTCCTCCCCATTTTTCCCCGTCACACGCGCTTCAGTCAGTCAGATAGTGAACAAGATGGCGGACCTTTCCCTGGACGAACTGATACGCCGACGAGGTTTAAATACTAGAGGGGCCACCAACAG GCCTGGGTTTCGCAGGGGTGGTGGAGTCCCTGGAAGGACATTCGATGCACGGCAGAAGATTGGAACGAACGACGTCAGACAGAGacttggtggtggtggtggaggag CCTTCCAGATAAAAGATGCCAGAGAGAAACTTGGCCAGAAAGATGCTCGTTTTCGAAttagaggagggggggctggaggaggtGTCCAGGATGCCAGGCAGATGATCAACTCGCGTAAACAACAGCAAGGACACAAACCGTTACAGGGCACCCCACAGCCACAAATGCACAGCCCCACACAGGTGCACTTCAAGACACAAATGCagcacatacaaatacacagtaaTACCAGCAACACAAACACGAGTGTGTCCTTTTCGAACTCAAATTCAGCCCCATTCTCATCACACCTTCAGCAAGGGGTGGGGTCTCAGAAGGTTATTGACGCACGTGATAGGCTCAGTCTGAAGAGGAGCATtggagccacacccacactggGGTCAGCCACACCTCTCAAGATCACCAAGACAATTCAG CAAAAGCCAGTGGGAATGACCAGCGGGGTTCGCATCAATGTTCCCACCAGGAACGCTCAG tctcTCCCAGGTGAAGATGACACCATCCCCAGCAAACAGATGAAGATCACTACTGCCAACAGTTTTCTACACACGCAG CCTGGTGCGTTTTCTGGCCCAATCACGAAAGTGGTCCAGAATGACAGCTACACCGCCCCCGCGCCTCTGCCGTCCCCCGTGGCCCCCAGGGCCAGCCCCAGCCCGGTGGCGCAGCGCTCCAGCCCGGCCGCCCTGCAGCCCGTGTGCCGGACCGTGGCGGGAAGCCAGGCGCCGCACGCGGGAGCCAGCGGGGAGCCGGGCGCACAGCTCACCGCTCCACAG CCCGTTTTCAGTCCACTGGAGGGGACCAAGATGATGGTGAACAACCTCCATCCTCGCGTTAGTGAGGAAGACATTGTG GAGCTGTTCTGTGTTTGCGGTGCCTTGAAGCGAGCGAGGCTCCTTaaggtgggcgtggccgaggTGGTTTTTGTCAGGAAGGAAGATGCTGTCACTGCTTACAGGAAGTACAACAACCGATGCCTGGATG GCCAGCCCATGAAGTGCAATCTTCACATACAAGGGAATGTCATCACCTCAGACCAGCCAATTCTACT GCGTCTCAGTGACACCccaggtggtggaggtggggggaggaaagatggccttcccccctccctgtcccgccCCGGTGGCCGCCCCGCTTCCTCCCAGCCGACGCCAGAAGTGGACCCCCAGACCATTCTGAAAGCACTGTTTAAATCGTCCCCTCAGACCCCATCCACCACCGACTCCCCCAGCTCACAGTCAACCGCTTTCCGCATCAAGATTTAA
- the LOC135243199 gene encoding zona pellucida sperm-binding protein 4-like isoform X1, producing MRLVVCAMLVFLAQGVQSGDFALRSQDAKPSVTCTSRHIHAQFGLAVQNNLQVKDDEFRIPVHDTKEKCGVKSVQEEDGQLSFYSLYDSCYSHIEGDSVLVALEVQVGKEGPWYRVNISCPLSQYKAPDLKLISGTCRIQKSLRVSCGPQGISRDACLKLGCCFCRFKSICYHRIDACSLDGNFVFSVNTSDFQLPIALSSLRVKGQPQCTPVATSTDQAVFKFGVTECGAKRVVLGKVVRYEVEVEALPLVLTEARDSPFRLQVRCLYAGSVRLQTSLLSKDPTKPPLVSAVGTPKVRMRIARDGSFSSFVPEDELPLELSLRTPVHVEVSFARPSQNPGLSLRLRDCFAFPASRHSLWTLLHNGCPNPLDSERSSVLLGRWGQSLSQVRRFDVKTFAFIDPKTGEPSMEELYFYCWVEICTEEEECEQQCPTLCECLILTHGSGRMRREYKSDRVSQLVFFGPVLLGQNSSGWEEIHGPEIAVPAAIVYQMLSVCSLSVTCASALFLLLFCVWSKARQSRQSRRSHGEPGIGTETEVAASVIG from the exons atgaggcTGGTAGTGTGTGCGATGCTGGTTTTCCTAGCGCAGGGTGTCCAAAGCGGCGACTTTGCTCTCCGGTCCCAGGATGCCAAGCCATCCGTCACCTGCACCAGCCGCCATATTCACGCGCAGTTCGGCCTAGCTGTACAAAACAACCTACAAGTTAAGG atGATGAGTTCAGGATCCCGGTACATGATACTAAGGAAAAATGCGGGGTGAAATCGGTGCAAGAGGAAGACGGACAGCTGTCCTTCTACAGTCTTTATGACAGCTGCTATTCTCATATTGAG gGTGACTCAGTATTAGTGGCTCTGGAGGTACAAGTGGGGAAAGAAGGTCCGTGGTACCGGGTGAACATCAGTTGTCCTCTTAGTCAATACAAAGCTCCCGACCTTAAAC TGATTTCAGGAACTTGCAGAATACAGAAGTCCTTGAGGGTGTCCTGTGGACCCCAGGGCATCTCTCGAGATGCCTGTCTGAAACTTGGATGCTGCTTCTGCCGTTTTAAATCCATTTGTTATCACAGAATTGACG CCTGCTCCTTGGATGGAAACTTTGTGTTCTCAGTGAATACTTCAGACTTTCAGCTTCCCATTGCCCTCAGCAGCctcagggtcaaaggtcagccccAGTGTACCCCAGTAGCTACCAGCACAGACCAGGCAGTCTTCAAATTTGGGGTGACAGAGTGTGGCGCAAAGAGAGTG GTACTTGGGAAGGTGGTGAGGTATGAAGTGGAGGTAGAGGCACTGCCACTGGTTCTGACTGAAGCCAGAGATTCACCTTTCAG ACTGCAGGTCCGGTGTCTGTACGCTGGGTCAGTGAGGCTGCAGACCAGCCTGCTGTCCAAGGACCCCACTAAACCCCCTCTTGTCTCTGCAGTGGGAACTCCCAAAGTGAGGATGAGAATAGCTAGAG ATGGCTCCTTCTCCTCTTTTGTACCTGAGGACGAGCTGCCTTTGGAGCTGTCTCTGCGAACCCCTGTGCACGTGGAGGTGTCTTTTGCCAGGCCCTCCCAGAATCCTGGACTCTCTCTACGCCTGCGAGACTGCTTTGCCTTCCCAGCTTCCAGGCACTCACTCTGGACACTGCtgcataatgg GTGTCCCAACCCTCTGGACAGTGAGAGGAGCTCTGTGCTCCTGGGTCGCTGGGGACAGTCTCTGTCTCAGGTCAGGAGGTTTGATGTGAAAACATTTGCCTTCATTGACCCCAAAACTGGAGAGCCAAGTATGGAAGAG TTGTATTTCTACTGCTGGGTGGAGATTTGTACAGAGGAAGAAGAATGTGAACAGCAGTGCCCAAccctgtgtgagtgtctgaTCCTCA CTCATGGCAGTGGTAGGATGAGGAGGGAGTACAAATCAGATCGAGTCTCACAACTTGTGTTCTTTGGCCCGGTTCTGTTGGGCCAGAACAGCAGCGGATGGGAAGAAATTCATGGGCCCGAGATTGCAGTTCCTGCCGCGATAG tgTATCAGATGTTGTCTGTatgctccctctctgtcacctGTGCCTCCgctcttttcctcctcctcttttgtgTGTGGTCTAAAGCGAGGCAAAGCCGCCAAAGTCGCCGCTCACACGGGGAGCCGGGCATCGGCACGGAAACGGAGGTGGCCgcctctgtgattggctga
- the LOC135243199 gene encoding zona pellucida sperm-binding protein 4-like isoform X3 yields MCSDDEFRIPVHDTKEKCGVKSVQEEDGQLSFYSLYDSCYSHIEGDSVLVALEVQVGKEGPWYRVNISCPLSQYKAPDLKLISGTCRIQKSLRVSCGPQGISRDACLKLGCCFCRFKSICYHRIDACSLDGNFVFSVNTSDFQLPIALSSLRVKGQPQCTPVATSTDQAVFKFGVTECGAKRVVLGKVVRYEVEVEALPLVLTEARDSPFRLQVRCLYAGSVRLQTSLLSKDPTKPPLVSAVGTPKVRMRIARDGSFSSFVPEDELPLELSLRTPVHVEVSFARPSQNPGLSLRLRDCFAFPASRHSLWTLLHNGCPNPLDSERSSVLLGRWGQSLSQVRRFDVKTFAFIDPKTGEPSMEELYFYCWVEICTEEEECEQQCPTLCECLILTHGSGRMRREYKSDRVSQLVFFGPVLLGQNSSGWEEIHGPEIAVPAAIVYQMLSVCSLSVTCASALFLLLFCVWSKARQSRQSRRSHGEPGIGTETEVAASVIG; encoded by the exons ATGTGCAGCG atGATGAGTTCAGGATCCCGGTACATGATACTAAGGAAAAATGCGGGGTGAAATCGGTGCAAGAGGAAGACGGACAGCTGTCCTTCTACAGTCTTTATGACAGCTGCTATTCTCATATTGAG gGTGACTCAGTATTAGTGGCTCTGGAGGTACAAGTGGGGAAAGAAGGTCCGTGGTACCGGGTGAACATCAGTTGTCCTCTTAGTCAATACAAAGCTCCCGACCTTAAAC TGATTTCAGGAACTTGCAGAATACAGAAGTCCTTGAGGGTGTCCTGTGGACCCCAGGGCATCTCTCGAGATGCCTGTCTGAAACTTGGATGCTGCTTCTGCCGTTTTAAATCCATTTGTTATCACAGAATTGACG CCTGCTCCTTGGATGGAAACTTTGTGTTCTCAGTGAATACTTCAGACTTTCAGCTTCCCATTGCCCTCAGCAGCctcagggtcaaaggtcagccccAGTGTACCCCAGTAGCTACCAGCACAGACCAGGCAGTCTTCAAATTTGGGGTGACAGAGTGTGGCGCAAAGAGAGTG GTACTTGGGAAGGTGGTGAGGTATGAAGTGGAGGTAGAGGCACTGCCACTGGTTCTGACTGAAGCCAGAGATTCACCTTTCAG ACTGCAGGTCCGGTGTCTGTACGCTGGGTCAGTGAGGCTGCAGACCAGCCTGCTGTCCAAGGACCCCACTAAACCCCCTCTTGTCTCTGCAGTGGGAACTCCCAAAGTGAGGATGAGAATAGCTAGAG ATGGCTCCTTCTCCTCTTTTGTACCTGAGGACGAGCTGCCTTTGGAGCTGTCTCTGCGAACCCCTGTGCACGTGGAGGTGTCTTTTGCCAGGCCCTCCCAGAATCCTGGACTCTCTCTACGCCTGCGAGACTGCTTTGCCTTCCCAGCTTCCAGGCACTCACTCTGGACACTGCtgcataatgg GTGTCCCAACCCTCTGGACAGTGAGAGGAGCTCTGTGCTCCTGGGTCGCTGGGGACAGTCTCTGTCTCAGGTCAGGAGGTTTGATGTGAAAACATTTGCCTTCATTGACCCCAAAACTGGAGAGCCAAGTATGGAAGAG TTGTATTTCTACTGCTGGGTGGAGATTTGTACAGAGGAAGAAGAATGTGAACAGCAGTGCCCAAccctgtgtgagtgtctgaTCCTCA CTCATGGCAGTGGTAGGATGAGGAGGGAGTACAAATCAGATCGAGTCTCACAACTTGTGTTCTTTGGCCCGGTTCTGTTGGGCCAGAACAGCAGCGGATGGGAAGAAATTCATGGGCCCGAGATTGCAGTTCCTGCCGCGATAG tgTATCAGATGTTGTCTGTatgctccctctctgtcacctGTGCCTCCgctcttttcctcctcctcttttgtgTGTGGTCTAAAGCGAGGCAAAGCCGCCAAAGTCGCCGCTCACACGGGGAGCCGGGCATCGGCACGGAAACGGAGGTGGCCgcctctgtgattggctga
- the pane1 gene encoding centromere protein M isoform X2 yields MSLKPFNKLPELNTANVLLVENEERFQKKLADAIVLLENNVNVIVRLARSLPLPLENAESRPRIDLVVFIVHLNSEQSLLSAETSLKHLDSGYFLGKVCFLVTGARCGTLPYERLTSLKKMAATLNSPLLMTEDKTAEGVNTAAQRVLAVLRVAAGLVPMATGLYLSSLTRCTVPNDPDWQNQD; encoded by the exons ATGTCTTTAAAACCATTTAACAAATTGCCCGAATTGAATACAGCCAACGTATTG CTTGTGGAGAATGAAGAGCGGTTTCAGAAGAAGTTAGCAGACGCCATCGTCCTCCTAGAAAACAATGTAAACGTAATAGT GCGTTTGGCCCGGAGTCTTCCATTGCCATTGGAAAATGCAGAGAGTCGGCCACGAATCGATTTAGTGGTTTTTATCGTGCACCTCAACTCTGAACAAAG TCTTTTGTCAGCAGAGACATCTCTTAAGCATTTGGATTCAGGTTACTTCCTGGGCAAAGTCTGTTTCCTGGTTACTGGTG CTCGATGTGGAACGCTTCCTTATGAGCGCCTGACCTCTCTCAAGAAGATGGCTGCAACCTTAAACTCACCCTTGCTGATGACAGAAGACAAG ACGGCAGAGGGTGTGAACACTGCAGCTCAACGGGTGCTGGCCGTGCTCAGGGTGGCGGCAGGCCTGGTTCCCATGGCGACTGGCCtctacctctcctctctcactcgctGCACTGTCCCCAATGACCCGGACTGGCAAAATCAGGACTGA